A region of the Edaphobacter lichenicola genome:
GAGATTGCCTTGGCCAAGGCCGAGATTGGGGCCGAGGGTGTTGGCTGTGAGCCGGCCTCGGCCGTCACTCTTGCCGGGCTCAAAAAGCTGGTGGCGCAGGGCAAGATTTCCACAGAGGAGCGGGTTGTCCTCATCCTCACTGGGCATACTCTCAAAGACTCCGCTTATACCATCGACTATCACCGTAACGAATTGTTCTCAGATGCTGAAAATGCTGAATTTAGCGTTGAGGAGCAAACTCGACATGCGACCTTGAGAAAGCCTCCGATCGTCCTTGAAGCGGACACCAGTTTGGTTCTCCGGACCCTCGAATCCCACATGAACCAGCCGCAGCCAGCATGAGTCAAAGCACCGCAAAAGACCCAGGCAAACCGTACCACCTGCGTCTGCCTGCTACTTCGGCGAATCTGGGTCCCGGGTTTGACGCGCTCGGACTGGCCATGGCGCTTTATCTCACCATCGACGCCAGAGTCGCCGATGCCTTTTATATCGAGGCTACCGGCCGCGACGCCGATCAATGCGCCAGGCTCGAAGACAATCTCATCCTGACGACCTACGTCGACGTTCTGGCGGTCGCCGGAGTTCTGGCTCCACGTCTTCACCTTCAGATCCACAATGAGATTCCTCTGGGGATGGGTTGCGGTTCGAGCGCCTCGGCGCTGCTGGCCGGCGTCTTCCTGGCGAATCACTTCGGCAAACTGGGCTGGGCGGGCCAACAGATCCTCGAAGAGGCCTGTCTCCGCGAAGGCCATCCCGACAATGTCGCTGCGTGTTATCTCGGCGGGATGACCGCTTCTTTGATGAGTAAAAACTCATTATTAACAGCTACTTGTGGAGAAAAGCTAGCCTGGGGCTTGAATCTTGCGTTACCCTC
Encoded here:
- the thrB gene encoding homoserine kinase; amino-acid sequence: MSQSTAKDPGKPYHLRLPATSANLGPGFDALGLAMALYLTIDARVADAFYIEATGRDADQCARLEDNLILTTYVDVLAVAGVLAPRLHLQIHNEIPLGMGCGSSASALLAGVFLANHFGKLGWAGQQILEEACLREGHPDNVAACYLGGMTASLMSKNSLLTATCGEKLAWGLNLALPSASLATEKARALLPPAYSREDVVANIQSTALLVAAFAQGRGELLRTAMQDRIHQPYRMKACPLLPLLLPLADDPAIVSSKILSPKILGVALSGAGPSVLIITEDARPAALPAIIRQVAGDPSLEVLQTTISGGALGGALEG